The DNA segment ACATTTTAGGCTTTGACCCGGAGACGGAATGCTTGTAAGAAAGATTTTAATTAACAATTTAAATGATGGTTTAAAGCTTATAAAAAATGCAGGGTGCAATGAATCTGCTTTTCTTTTGCTTGCAAAAAAAGGCGTTTTTAAGCCTATTATTATAGAAAAAATAGATAATCGAGCCGCCAATATTTTAAAGCAGGAAGCAATTGCCTGCGGAGCTGACGCAGTGGTAAACGAAAATGTCAGCAGATTTAAAAAAGGTTTTTCTGATGCAATAATTCTTGCTTGCTCAAGACAAATTGAAATTTTAATAAAAAAACTGGCTTTTCAGCCGTTTGGCTTAAAAGAGCTTTCATTGCATCTTGAAGAAATTTTAAAAGATATAACGAAACCCGAAAAAATTTTCAGATATAAAAAATCCAAACTGACTTTTTCTCAAACGGCAGTCATGGGCATAATAAATCTCGACCCTGACTCTTTTTCTGCCGACGGCATTACCAATGCCGATACGGCGCTGAAACAGGCTGCTTTTTTTGAAGAGTCCGGCGCTGCGTTAATTGACATAGGAGCGGAATCTTCGCGGCCTGGAGTAAAACCTATCGACGTAAAAACTGAGATAAAAAGGCTTCTTCCTGTTTTAAAACACATAAAGAAAAAAATTAAAATACCGGTATCAATAGATACGTATAAGTATGAAACTGCAAAGGCCGCTTTAGATGAAGGCGCAGATATTATAAATGACATTTTCGCTTTAAGGAAAGGAAAAGACAAGCTGGCCAAACTTATTTCCGACATGAAGGCAGGGCTTATTCTTATGCATATGAAAGGCATTCCTTCAAATATGCAGAAAAATCCTTTTTATAAAAACTGTGTTTCAGAAGTTTATGAATTTTTAAAAGAAAGAAGAGAGTATGCGTTAGGCCTCGGTATCGGCAAAGATTTTATTTCTGTAGATCCCGGAGCCGGATTTGGCAAGACCGACAAAAACAATATCGAGCTGGTAAAAAATATGGAAGTCTTTTCTTCTTTGGGCTGCGTAACCGCAGGAGTGTCGCGAAAGAGATTTGTCAGGGAACTTTCCGGCAAAAATACGACGTCTTTTGTAGCCGCGAACTTAATGGCGGCTTATTGCGGAGCATCTATTGTCAGAGTTCACGATGTTGCCGAAACGGTAAAAGCTTTAAAAATTATTGATGCTGTTCGGAGAATATAATGGATTCATCGACTTTTTCTTTTATTTATAACACATATATAGTCAATATGCTCGATATTGCCATACTATCTTTTTTGTTTTACAGGGTTATTTTGATAATAAAAGGCACAAGAGCGATACAGATTATACTTGGGATTCTTGTGATTCTAGTTTTGACCGTAATAGCCAGAGACATTTTACATCTCAGGGCTTTGACGTGGCTTTTAAATAATTTCTGGCTGGCCGCAGTAATCATTTTTGCCGTCGTATTTCAAATCGAAATCCGAAGTGTTTTGGCACAGATAGGCAGCAATATATGGGGAAACAGCGGCAATGTAAAAGAATCTTACATAAAAGAAATAGCCGACGCCGTCGAAGAACTGGCTTTTACGATGTCCGGCGGGCTTATAGCTATCGAAAATGAAGTCGGTCTCAAAAATTTTACCGAAACGGGCATAATGCTTAACGCCAATATTTCAAAAGAATTGCTTCTTTCGATTTTTAAAAATAAATCCGCGCCGCTTCACGACGGAGCTATCGTAATATATAATGAAAAAATCATAGCCGCGGGCTGTTTATTTCCTTTAAGTCACAATACTGAAGTAAAACTCTATGGCACAAGGCACAGGGCAGCATTGGGGTTGAGTGAAATTACAGATGCTCTTATTATTGTTGTTTCAGAAGAAACCGGCAATATTTCTATAGCTTACAAAGGAAAACTTAAAAGCAATATTTCAGTCACTAAACTTAAAGAAACCATTTCTTCGGTTGTCGGAGGCACAAAAACAAGATGAATTTAGCAAAAAAAATATTGGTTAAAATTAAAAAAAACTGGCAGCTTAAACTTTTGGCGCTGGGGCTGGCGATAGTTGTCTGGTTTTATTCGACTTACAGGTAAAAAATGAAATTATTCGGCACAGATGGCATTAGAGGCGATTCGTCAAAATTTCCTTTTGAAGATACTGCACTTTTTATAATCGGCAAATCGATAGCCAAAAATTTGGCGGGCAAAAAGAAAATTCTTATAATCCGCGATACGAGAGAATCCGGAAAAAGAATTCAATATGCTTTGGCAAAAGGGATTGTAAGCGCAGGTGGCCGCGTCATTTTTGGCGGGGTTATGCCTACTCCCGCCGCTTCTTTTTTACTTAACTGTAGAAAATATTCGGCAGCAATAGTCATTTCTGCTTCACATAATCCGTACATGGACAACGGCATAAAAATCTTTGATTCTAAAGGCTTGAAACTTGCAGACTGTACCGAAGCGAAAATAGAGAAAAAAATACATGAATATATAGAACCGGGACTGAAAATCGCAGCAGTAAAGATTGAAAAAAAAGAAAATGCTTCTCTTTTAAAACAGTATGAGCGTTTTATAGTAAAAAGTTTTGCTAAAGGCAGTTTGAAAGGCAAAAAAATAGTTATAGACTGCGCAAACGGAGCGGCTTTTAAATGTGCTCCAGAAGTTTTAAAAAAACTCGGCGCACAAGTTTTGGCTTTAAACGTAACCCCTAATGGCAAAAATATAAATGAAAATTGCGGCGCGCTTCATCCTGAAATCGCTGCAAATATGGTAAAAAAACACAAAGCGTTTTGTGGATTTGCTTTTGACGGCGATGCAGATAGGCTTATTTGTATAGACGAAAACGGACAAATAAAAGATGGAGATTACTTTCTCTTTTCAATGTCCGCTTATTTAAAAAGAAAGAGAAAACTTAAAAACAATATTCTCGTTACAACGGTTATGGCGAATGTTGGACTTTTTAAGGCGGCAAAAAAAGAAAAAATAAGGATTGTAGCTTCGCAAGTCGGAGACAGATACGTGCTTGAAGGGTTAAAAAAATATAGAGCTTCGTTTGGAGGTGAACAATCAGGGCATTTCATTTTTAAAGACATTTTAGGAACAGGCGACGGTTTGTTAAGCGCGGCAATGTTAATGTCTGCGTTAAATGAAACAGGGCAAAGCCCATCTGAATTTTTTAGCGGGCTTGAAAAGTTTCCTCAGGTGTTAATCAACAAAAAAATAGCGCAAAAAATTCCGATAGAAAAACTTGAAAAAACTTCTCGGATTATAAAAAGATATGAAAAAAAATTGGCTGACGACGGCAGAATTTTAGCCCGCTATTCAGGAACAGAGAATCTTTTAAGGGTAATGGTTGAAGGCAAAAACAAAAAAGAAATAACTGATATTGCAAACGAAATAATAAATTTAGCGGACAGGGAAATCAATGATAAAGTTAGGGATTAATATAGATCATATCGCAACTTTGAGACAAGCGAGGAAAGAAGAATTTCCAAGCGTAATACAGGCTGCGGCTGTATGCGAAAAAGCCGGGGCAAATTCTATTACCGTTCATTTAAGAGAAGATAGACGACATATACAAGATAAAGACGTTTACGATTTAAGAGAAATTTTGAGAACAAAATTGAACCTTGAAATGTCGTCCAGCCAAGATATAATAGAAATTGCAATAAAAGTAAAACCTGACTACGTATGTTTAGTTCCTGAAAAAAGGCAAGAACTTACCACTGAAGGCGGGCTTGACGTCGCAGGACAAAAAGAAAAACTAAAAGACGTTGCCGCAAGATTAAAACAATCAGGCACA comes from the Candidatus Endomicrobium procryptotermitis genome and includes:
- the folP gene encoding dihydropteroate synthase; this encodes MLVRKILINNLNDGLKLIKNAGCNESAFLLLAKKGVFKPIIIEKIDNRAANILKQEAIACGADAVVNENVSRFKKGFSDAIILACSRQIEILIKKLAFQPFGLKELSLHLEEILKDITKPEKIFRYKKSKLTFSQTAVMGIINLDPDSFSADGITNADTALKQAAFFEESGAALIDIGAESSRPGVKPIDVKTEIKRLLPVLKHIKKKIKIPVSIDTYKYETAKAALDEGADIINDIFALRKGKDKLAKLISDMKAGLILMHMKGIPSNMQKNPFYKNCVSEVYEFLKERREYALGLGIGKDFISVDPGAGFGKTDKNNIELVKNMEVFSSLGCVTAGVSRKRFVRELSGKNTTSFVAANLMAAYCGASIVRVHDVAETVKALKIIDAVRRI
- the cdaA gene encoding diadenylate cyclase CdaA, with translation MDSSTFSFIYNTYIVNMLDIAILSFLFYRVILIIKGTRAIQIILGILVILVLTVIARDILHLRALTWLLNNFWLAAVIIFAVVFQIEIRSVLAQIGSNIWGNSGNVKESYIKEIADAVEELAFTMSGGLIAIENEVGLKNFTETGIMLNANISKELLLSIFKNKSAPLHDGAIVIYNEKIIAAGCLFPLSHNTEVKLYGTRHRAALGLSEITDALIIVVSEETGNISIAYKGKLKSNISVTKLKETISSVVGGTKTR
- the glmM gene encoding phosphoglucosamine mutase → MKLFGTDGIRGDSSKFPFEDTALFIIGKSIAKNLAGKKKILIIRDTRESGKRIQYALAKGIVSAGGRVIFGGVMPTPAASFLLNCRKYSAAIVISASHNPYMDNGIKIFDSKGLKLADCTEAKIEKKIHEYIEPGLKIAAVKIEKKENASLLKQYERFIVKSFAKGSLKGKKIVIDCANGAAFKCAPEVLKKLGAQVLALNVTPNGKNINENCGALHPEIAANMVKKHKAFCGFAFDGDADRLICIDENGQIKDGDYFLFSMSAYLKRKRKLKNNILVTTVMANVGLFKAAKKEKIRIVASQVGDRYVLEGLKKYRASFGGEQSGHFIFKDILGTGDGLLSAAMLMSALNETGQSPSEFFSGLEKFPQVLINKKIAQKIPIEKLEKTSRIIKRYEKKLADDGRILARYSGTENLLRVMVEGKNKKEITDIANEIINLADREINDKVRD